A section of the bacterium genome encodes:
- a CDS encoding response regulator, with translation MKILLVDDTELFLDLEKSYLDRSSFTVSTARSGTEALVAIRSDRPTLVILDLLMPGMNGDEVCRKVKSAPLTNTIPIIMVSSDQSPELRERCYAAGCDDFVSKPLKRDELLDAIERTVVIAKRRFARIPTHLLSNVIHDGKVRQLWIHTISRGGVFLEADPPPLVGAEMDITFFLPGVEQIINAKAKVKWQGAVREDSPSGVGCQFIQIDDPLADIIGNYVNEQLAAVGSLQGFA, from the coding sequence ATGAAGATCCTCCTTGTAGATGACACTGAACTTTTCCTTGACCTTGAGAAAAGCTATCTGGACAGGAGTTCTTTTACAGTTTCCACTGCGCGGTCCGGTACCGAAGCTCTCGTCGCCATCCGTTCAGATCGCCCTACCCTGGTCATACTGGACCTCCTCATGCCCGGCATGAATGGAGACGAGGTTTGTCGAAAGGTCAAATCGGCCCCCCTGACGAACACGATCCCCATCATTATGGTGAGCTCGGACCAGAGTCCGGAGCTGCGGGAGCGATGCTATGCTGCCGGCTGCGATGATTTTGTGTCCAAACCTCTCAAAAGAGATGAGCTTCTCGATGCCATAGAGAGGACCGTTGTCATTGCCAAGCGCCGTTTTGCAAGAATACCCACACACCTGCTTTCTAATGTTATCCATGACGGCAAGGTCAGGCAGCTGTGGATCCATACCATATCAAGAGGGGGGGTCTTTCTGGAAGCAGATCCTCCGCCCCTGGTCGGTGCGGAGATGGATATCACCTTTTTCCTGCCGGGCGTTGAGCAAATAATTAACGCAAAAGCCAAGGTCAAGTGGCAGGGAGCAGTGAGGGAAGACAGTCCATCCGGAGTGGGGTGCCAGTTCATCCAGATCGACGACCCCCTGGCAGATATCATCGGTAATTATGTAAATGAACAGCTCGCTGCCGTGGGATCGCTACAAGGGTTTGCGTAA
- the hflX gene encoding GTPase HflX has product MSRETGRQLGLLLDRRGNITHILIGDRRSVLIPDLRLFRFSPGHLRGLRLIHTHLEPGGFTREDMTDLLLVRLDLIVAIDVMPDGMPGKTHLAYLVPTDSTRWTTEVYPNPHELRKNPLDLIELAEDWMRRQITGIVTEGVSRVMLLGITGQNADQSEESMLELTELARTAGLTVTDTFLQKRSKPDPRTIIGQGKLNDISIDALDQAVDTLVFNQELSPSQLRAITDKTELKVLDRTMLILDIFAQHAKSRGGKIQVELAQLRYLLPRLVGKGTALSRLAGGIGTRGPGESKLEVDRRHIRQRIGKLEKELAHLTQERKTRRKQRDGDRTPIVSIVGYTNVGKSTLLNTLTNADEIAEDKLFATLDPVSRRLTKAEGTLCILTDTVGLIRDLPPDLEKAFAATFEEIGDADLILHLADASAENLGEQIVTVEETLEALGLSDIPTMLVLNKADLVESGVLPNLEKRYGALTVSALKKKSLGEMVEAIQRRLDNIQEGNL; this is encoded by the coding sequence GTGTCCCGGGAAACAGGACGACAGCTGGGCCTTCTGCTGGACCGCCGCGGGAACATTACCCATATCCTCATCGGGGACCGCCGCAGCGTACTCATCCCGGATCTTCGCCTTTTTCGGTTCAGCCCGGGACACCTCAGGGGGCTGCGACTCATCCACACCCACCTTGAGCCGGGAGGGTTCACCAGGGAGGACATGACCGACCTCCTGCTCGTGCGCCTGGACCTTATCGTCGCCATCGATGTAATGCCGGACGGTATGCCAGGCAAAACCCATCTTGCCTACCTCGTCCCCACCGACAGCACCCGCTGGACCACGGAAGTTTACCCCAACCCCCACGAACTGAGGAAAAACCCCCTGGACCTCATTGAGCTTGCCGAAGACTGGATGCGCCGCCAGATCACCGGCATCGTCACCGAGGGGGTCTCCCGTGTCATGCTCTTGGGTATCACCGGCCAGAATGCGGACCAGTCTGAAGAGTCCATGCTGGAACTTACGGAGCTGGCAAGGACTGCCGGCCTTACGGTCACTGACACCTTCCTGCAGAAGAGGAGCAAGCCAGACCCGCGTACCATCATAGGACAGGGAAAGCTGAACGACATCAGTATCGATGCGCTGGACCAGGCCGTGGACACCCTGGTGTTCAACCAGGAACTCTCCCCGTCCCAGCTGAGGGCCATCACCGACAAGACCGAGTTAAAGGTCCTTGACCGCACCATGCTCATACTTGATATCTTCGCCCAGCACGCGAAAAGCAGGGGCGGGAAGATCCAGGTGGAACTGGCCCAGTTGAGATACCTCCTGCCGAGGCTCGTTGGTAAAGGAACCGCCCTGTCCCGCCTTGCCGGCGGCATCGGCACGAGGGGACCTGGAGAGAGCAAGCTCGAGGTGGATCGGCGCCACATCCGTCAGCGCATAGGGAAGCTGGAAAAGGAACTGGCCCACCTCACTCAGGAACGGAAAACCCGCCGCAAGCAAAGGGATGGTGACCGGACACCCATCGTCTCCATCGTGGGGTACACCAACGTGGGAAAGAGCACGCTCTTAAACACCCTCACCAACGCTGATGAGATTGCCGAAGACAAACTGTTCGCTACGTTAGATCCGGTGAGCCGCCGCCTGACAAAGGCCGAAGGGACCCTCTGTATCCTCACCGACACTGTGGGGCTCATTCGTGATCTTCCGCCGGACCTGGAGAAGGCCTTCGCCGCCACCTTCGAGGAGATCGGGGACGCCGATCTTATCCTGCACCTGGCCGACGCCTCTGCCGAGAACCTCGGTGAGCAGATCGTCACCGTGGAGGAGACCCTGGAGGCGCTGGGATTGAGCGACATCCCCACCATGCTGGTGCTCAACAAGGCCGACCTGGTAGAAAGCGGCGTCCTGCCCAACCTTGAAAAA